In Candidatus Bathyarchaeota archaeon, one genomic interval encodes:
- a CDS encoding dihydroorotase family protein, which translates to MPVDLVLVNSKIFLRQGLVEAGLAIDGDKIVKIGKETNLPTASKKMNLDRHVVLPGLIDAHVHLRDQCLDYKEDFFTGTSAAANGGVTLVIDMPNNRPVTMSVESLKERMNTSSRRVIVNVAFYSAFPERIDEIECIVKEGAKGFKFFMSEKIGGVDPIDHEAVLEVFRKVAYTHVPVAVHAEDASYMVSSLQKMKREGRNDLDAYLAVHSEEAEITAIKRILKIAEISGARVHICHLTTGRGMEMVYEAKASGMKVSCEVTPHHLLLQSEFLREIGSFALTNPPLRPKSDTEVLWTALISGSIDILASDHAPHALEEKKKPSVWDVSPGFPGLETLLPLMLTKVNDGVLSLSRLVNAAAERPAEIFCIEKRGRIEEGNYADLTVVDVKKEWRIDASKFHSKAKFSPFDGWKVKGKPIKTFVNGRLIMDEGEIVAKPGEGRIIKG; encoded by the coding sequence TTGCCTGTCGACCTTGTACTAGTGAACTCTAAGATTTTCCTTCGCCAAGGGTTGGTTGAAGCAGGTTTAGCCATAGATGGAGACAAGATTGTCAAGATTGGCAAAGAAACAAATCTTCCGACCGCTTCGAAAAAGATGAATTTGGATAGGCACGTTGTCCTTCCAGGACTTATAGATGCGCATGTCCACCTGAGAGATCAATGTCTAGATTATAAAGAAGATTTTTTTACTGGGACATCGGCAGCGGCGAATGGCGGGGTCACATTGGTTATTGATATGCCTAACAATAGACCTGTCACAATGAGCGTAGAGAGCCTCAAAGAACGAATGAACACATCCTCTCGAAGGGTAATCGTGAACGTTGCCTTCTACTCAGCCTTTCCTGAACGAATTGATGAGATTGAATGTATAGTAAAGGAGGGAGCAAAAGGCTTCAAGTTCTTCATGTCGGAAAAAATTGGCGGTGTAGACCCAATTGATCATGAAGCCGTCCTAGAAGTGTTTAGAAAGGTGGCATATACCCATGTCCCTGTTGCAGTCCACGCTGAAGATGCATCCTACATGGTCTCTTCATTGCAAAAAATGAAGAGGGAAGGAAGAAATGATTTGGATGCTTATCTCGCGGTGCATTCCGAGGAGGCTGAAATTACAGCGATAAAACGTATATTGAAGATTGCGGAGATTAGCGGAGCTCGCGTTCACATATGCCATCTAACAACGGGTCGCGGTATGGAGATGGTCTACGAGGCGAAGGCTTCAGGAATGAAGGTTAGTTGTGAAGTTACACCCCATCATCTACTACTTCAATCAGAATTTTTAAGAGAAATAGGAAGCTTCGCTCTAACTAATCCTCCACTTAGACCCAAATCTGACACTGAAGTTTTATGGACCGCCCTGATATCGGGTTCAATTGACATTCTAGCATCAGATCATGCTCCGCACGCATTAGAAGAAAAAAAGAAGCCATCTGTTTGGGATGTTTCACCGGGATTTCCCGGTTTGGAAACATTGCTGCCGCTCATGTTGACAAAGGTTAACGATGGGGTTCTCTCGCTTTCAAGACTGGTCAATGCCGCTGCTGAGAGGCCTGCAGAAATATTTTGCATCGAGAAGCGTGGAAGGATTGAAGAGGGGAACTACGCCGACCTGACAGTCGTGGACGTTAAGAAAGAATGGAGGATTGACGCGTCGAAATTTCATTCGAAAGCCAAGTTCTCACCTTTTGACGGGTGGAAGGTTAAGGGTAAACCTATAAAGACTTTTGTCAACGGACGCTTAATTATGGATGAAGGAGAAATAGTTGCTAAGCCTGGTGAAGGTCGAATAATTAAGGGATAG
- a CDS encoding CBS domain-containing protein has translation MTALDVRSKMLVKDVMTSPVITVKEDTPSSEVAKLMKKHDVGCIIVTSAENKPIGIITERDLAERVVANDLKPSKISAKKIMSSPLITIDADQTISEAARRMSLQNIRRLAVMHKGELAGIISSKDILAVTPELIEIIRERARIENQNMEEIEETPSSTGYCDNCGEWSDNLREFEGKFICEECRIELIQSEY, from the coding sequence ATGACTGCTCTAGATGTAAGGTCAAAGATGCTGGTCAAAGATGTCATGACAAGTCCAGTAATAACGGTGAAAGAGGACACACCATCTTCCGAAGTGGCCAAGTTGATGAAGAAGCATGATGTTGGATGCATTATAGTTACCTCTGCGGAGAATAAGCCTATCGGCATAATTACTGAGAGGGATCTTGCAGAGAGAGTTGTTGCAAATGATCTTAAGCCAAGCAAAATTTCTGCAAAGAAGATAATGAGTTCTCCTCTAATCACCATTGATGCTGATCAAACGATAAGCGAAGCAGCTAGGAGAATGAGCCTACAGAATATACGAAGACTGGCAGTTATGCATAAGGGGGAATTAGCCGGAATAATATCAAGCAAGGATATTCTCGCTGTGACACCTGAACTTATAGAAATAATACGGGAGAGAGCCCGTATAGAAAATCAGAACATGGAAGAAATAGAGGAGACCCCTTCATCAACTGGGTATTGTGACAATTGTGGAGAATGGTCAGACAATTTGAGGGAGTTCGAAGGAAAATTCATTTGCGAGGAATGCCGCATCGAGCTCATCCAGTCTGAATACTAA
- a CDS encoding TIGR00295 family protein, whose amino-acid sequence MSERLPPPEEAIKILIENGCSLPVVDHCKAVAELALKIAEKCAKNGVKVNVELVRIGALLHDIGRSRTHTVHHAVVGADIARSLNLPQSIVSIIERHVGGGISESEASELGWPKKDYIPRTIEEKIVAYADKLIEDAKVVPIEVTLKKLEGELGSNHPAIRRIVNLHEEILALCEGTGTSLSHNQSSS is encoded by the coding sequence GTGAGTGAGAGGCTGCCTCCTCCTGAAGAAGCCATCAAGATTCTTATAGAAAATGGTTGCTCTCTGCCTGTGGTAGATCATTGTAAAGCGGTCGCGGAGCTAGCACTGAAAATCGCAGAAAAATGTGCAAAAAACGGAGTAAAAGTTAATGTTGAATTGGTGCGCATAGGAGCACTTTTACATGACATCGGTCGATCAAGAACTCATACTGTGCACCATGCCGTAGTCGGAGCGGATATCGCACGGTCTCTCAATCTGCCGCAGTCTATCGTCTCCATAATAGAAAGGCATGTTGGGGGCGGTATAAGTGAAAGCGAAGCGTCTGAGTTGGGTTGGCCAAAAAAGGATTATATTCCCAGGACGATTGAGGAGAAGATCGTCGCATACGCAGACAAGCTTATAGAGGATGCAAAAGTTGTTCCAATCGAGGTGACACTGAAGAAGTTAGAGGGAGAGCTTGGTTCAAATCATCCGGCAATCAGAAGGATCGTTAATCTTCATGAAGAAATACTTGCCCTCTGCGAGGGAACTGGTACTTCCTTGTCGCATAACCAGTCATCTTCCTAA
- a CDS encoding transcription factor, which produces MSLVSYETLLKVAHVLGGEEAVKIVELLSKVDEITDEEIVSKTDIKLNNVRKILYRLYDHSIVGLRRTRDKDTGWFIFHWRLQPDQVEGFLTNQKRHVLTKLEKRLEYERSHEFYYCNTPGCKRLTFEEAAESIFRCPKCNKPLSHFDNNRIVEFLSKKINQLRSEISE; this is translated from the coding sequence ATGTCTCTTGTTAGCTATGAGACGCTTCTGAAGGTGGCGCATGTTCTCGGCGGCGAAGAGGCGGTAAAGATAGTTGAGTTACTCAGCAAGGTTGACGAGATCACAGACGAGGAAATAGTTAGCAAGACTGATATAAAACTCAACAATGTCAGAAAGATATTGTATAGGCTTTATGATCACTCAATAGTCGGGCTTAGAAGGACGCGGGACAAGGATACAGGATGGTTTATTTTTCATTGGAGACTTCAACCTGACCAGGTTGAAGGATTTCTGACAAATCAGAAGAGGCATGTTCTGACAAAACTTGAAAAGAGGTTGGAATACGAGAGGAGCCATGAGTTCTACTACTGCAATACGCCTGGATGCAAACGTCTAACGTTTGAGGAGGCGGCTGAATCTATCTTCAGATGTCCAAAGTGTAATAAGCCCCTTTCACACTTTGACAATAATAGAATTGTCGAGTTTCTCTCAAAAAAGATCAATCAGCTGAGAAGTGAGATAAGTGAGTGA
- a CDS encoding tRNA (cytidine(56)-2'-O)-methyltransferase gives MKNWRIYVLRLGHRIRRDKRATTHLFLAARALGADGAYYTGDRDEMIEKSISRVNEVWGGSFRVEYVRDWKRVLKLWKDAEGESIHLTMYGIPLQEKIGEIRASSRDKLIIVGGPKVPSEVFKIADWNISVTSQPHSEISALSIFLHELLEGKELQMEFENAKVRIIPQIRGKKIAKMEKISGQDDRLI, from the coding sequence TTGAAGAATTGGCGAATCTACGTGCTTAGATTAGGTCATAGAATAAGACGCGACAAAAGAGCGACGACACATTTATTCCTCGCAGCGAGGGCGCTTGGAGCGGATGGAGCCTATTATACTGGCGACCGAGATGAAATGATTGAGAAGAGTATTAGCAGGGTTAATGAGGTATGGGGGGGCTCCTTTCGAGTTGAATATGTAAGAGACTGGAAGCGAGTCCTCAAGCTTTGGAAGGACGCTGAGGGTGAAAGCATACATCTCACCATGTACGGGATCCCACTTCAAGAGAAAATAGGCGAGATAAGAGCCTCTTCCAGAGACAAGCTTATCATTGTAGGCGGACCGAAGGTTCCCTCAGAAGTCTTTAAGATTGCTGACTGGAACATATCAGTAACGTCTCAGCCACACTCTGAGATAAGCGCACTAAGCATCTTCCTACATGAGCTCCTAGAAGGAAAGGAGCTCCAAATGGAATTCGAGAATGCTAAAGTACGGATTATTCCACAAATAAGAGGAAAAAAGATTGCCAAAATGGAGAAGATAAGTGGGCAGGATGATCGATTGATTTAA
- the hflX gene encoding GTPase HflX, with protein MIRRDHNEKSNIEELKSLAEAAGYEIVDVIEQVRPQDPTYNIGAGKARELADIVSRLNVQKVIFGNELKIVQIYNLAKLTRVEVIDRFQLILEIFSRRASTKEAKLQIELARLQYELAHAKEKVRLAKAGEQPGFHGLGKYDADIYYETVRREAQRLQAKIRNIRKTREIHRRRRRKLGFSLVSLAGYTNSGKSTLFNALTEENVPADPRLFTTLSTTTRILNLSGERILLTDTVGFIDGLPLTLIEAFHSTLEETIYSDLILLVLDFSEEISEIERKLSCCLNTLQDIGATGVPVLLVLNKIDLLSSDQLNEKVRVLDGKLSEFVPISALHRVNIDLLKDEIIKRLGRTNLHFTLPKSEEALSLLSWIYKNSHVQCVDYKEDSIIVSSFSPLSSVDIIREKVEKVGGAFQG; from the coding sequence GTGATTCGTAGAGATCATAATGAAAAGTCGAATATCGAAGAGTTGAAGAGTCTTGCTGAAGCTGCGGGATACGAAATTGTTGATGTAATCGAGCAAGTCCGTCCTCAGGATCCCACGTATAACATAGGCGCGGGGAAAGCTAGGGAGCTAGCGGACATCGTTTCTCGTTTGAATGTTCAAAAGGTAATATTTGGGAACGAACTGAAGATCGTTCAGATTTATAACTTGGCGAAACTTACCAGAGTTGAAGTTATCGACCGTTTCCAGCTTATTCTAGAGATCTTCTCGAGGAGAGCGTCAACTAAAGAGGCTAAGCTTCAGATAGAATTGGCTAGGCTTCAGTACGAGCTGGCTCATGCGAAGGAGAAGGTTAGACTGGCGAAGGCTGGTGAGCAACCGGGCTTCCACGGTCTAGGGAAATATGATGCCGACATATATTATGAGACTGTCAGAAGAGAAGCGCAGAGATTGCAGGCTAAGATTAGAAACATAAGGAAGACAAGGGAGATCCATAGAAGACGTAGGCGGAAGCTTGGCTTCTCGCTTGTATCATTAGCTGGTTACACAAACTCTGGCAAGAGCACTCTATTTAATGCGTTGACAGAAGAAAATGTCCCAGCTGACCCTAGGCTGTTTACAACTCTCTCGACAACAACTAGAATCCTGAATCTCTCCGGTGAGAGAATCTTGTTGACCGACACTGTTGGATTCATTGACGGGTTGCCGCTCACGTTAATTGAGGCTTTTCATTCAACATTAGAGGAAACCATCTACTCTGATTTAATATTGCTGGTTCTCGATTTCAGCGAAGAGATTTCAGAGATTGAGAGGAAACTTTCATGCTGCCTTAATACTCTTCAAGATATAGGTGCAACAGGAGTTCCCGTCCTATTAGTCCTCAACAAGATTGATCTCTTATCTTCTGATCAGCTAAATGAGAAAGTTAGGGTTCTAGATGGAAAATTATCCGAATTTGTCCCCATATCGGCGCTTCATCGAGTAAATATAGATCTTTTAAAGGATGAAATAATTAAGAGGCTTGGAAGAACCAATTTACACTTCACATTGCCGAAGAGCGAAGAAGCACTATCTCTCCTTTCATGGATATACAAGAATTCGCATGTTCAATGCGTCGACTATAAAGAGGATAGCATCATAGTCTCTTCTTTTTCTCCCCTGAGTTCCGTGGATATAATTCGAGAGAAGGTAGAGAAGGTTGGAGGGGCTTTTCAGGGTTGA
- a CDS encoding multiprotein bridging factor aMBF1 — translation MYVWCPRLHCEVCGRQIEGEPRRVIIEGAKMVTCEKCAKLGSDTWLPRSKEDGSGSGKRKVSVRIVSRRPKEKLDQEFGEDIVEGFGSLIKNARERMGLSHDDLGRKVGEKASVIRRIEAGKMMPDEHLTLKLEHVLKIELHTSVEEKAVSTSQPASEAITLGEIAVFKTNKEGFLKDESGSGDS, via the coding sequence ATGTATGTTTGGTGTCCCCGTTTGCATTGTGAGGTTTGCGGCCGACAAATTGAAGGAGAACCTCGAAGGGTTATTATTGAAGGAGCAAAAATGGTAACGTGCGAAAAATGTGCCAAACTAGGATCAGATACCTGGCTTCCGAGATCAAAAGAAGATGGATCTGGGTCAGGTAAGAGAAAAGTCTCGGTTAGGATCGTTTCGCGTAGGCCGAAAGAGAAGCTGGACCAAGAATTTGGAGAAGACATTGTTGAGGGGTTCGGGTCGCTAATAAAAAATGCGCGTGAAAGAATGGGTCTAAGCCATGATGATTTGGGCAGGAAAGTTGGAGAAAAGGCCTCAGTTATTAGAAGGATAGAAGCCGGAAAGATGATGCCTGACGAGCATTTAACCCTTAAGCTCGAGCATGTGCTTAAAATAGAGTTGCACACTTCAGTCGAAGAAAAAGCTGTCTCAACCTCTCAACCTGCATCTGAAGCCATTACTTTGGGTGAGATTGCTGTTTTCAAAACAAATAAGGAGGGTTTCTTGAAAGACGAGAGCGGTTCTGGTGATTCGTAG
- a CDS encoding pseudouridine synthase, with translation MRKIRCIADYQFGLGAGNIIFPDNVEIIRSKRTGKIRHVYHEGRLLATLRPSDGLFSLSIEGAKRLFEGMNPKRLWVKISSEASIFVGKGSDVFAKHVLDADEEIRPGEEVIILDNENKVIAVGRSVLTGDEMKKFNRGVAVKIRKSKSPKKEK, from the coding sequence TTGAGAAAGATAAGATGCATTGCGGATTACCAGTTCGGCTTAGGCGCAGGGAACATCATATTCCCGGATAACGTAGAAATAATCCGTTCTAAAAGGACGGGTAAGATTAGGCACGTGTATCATGAAGGGAGGCTTCTTGCAACCCTAAGACCGAGTGACGGGCTCTTCTCCCTAAGCATTGAAGGGGCAAAGAGGCTGTTTGAAGGAATGAATCCTAAAAGGCTCTGGGTAAAAATCAGCAGCGAAGCTTCCATTTTTGTTGGAAAAGGGAGCGACGTTTTTGCTAAACATGTACTCGATGCAGATGAAGAGATAAGGCCGGGAGAAGAGGTTATAATTTTGGATAACGAGAATAAAGTGATCGCTGTTGGCAGGTCTGTTCTTACTGGCGATGAGATGAAAAAGTTCAATAGAGGTGTTGCCGTAAAAATCAGAAAAAGTAAAAGCCCTAAAAAAGAAAAATAG
- a CDS encoding nascent polypeptide-associated complex protein translates to MRRISPREAKRIMQRMGLSMNQIDVEEVILKTRDKEIMIKNPEVAILDVQGQKIFQIMGGELTEKMIARKITIPEEDVQLVAQQAHVSLEQARAALEETNGDLAQAILLLSQR, encoded by the coding sequence TTGCGCAGGATAAGTCCAAGAGAAGCTAAGAGAATTATGCAACGCATGGGACTCTCAATGAACCAGATCGACGTAGAAGAAGTAATTCTCAAAACCAGAGACAAAGAAATAATGATAAAGAATCCTGAAGTTGCAATCTTAGATGTGCAGGGGCAAAAAATATTCCAGATAATGGGCGGCGAGTTGACGGAAAAAATGATAGCGAGAAAGATTACAATCCCGGAGGAAGACGTCCAGCTCGTTGCGCAGCAGGCGCATGTTAGCTTGGAGCAGGCAAGAGCTGCTTTGGAAGAGACGAATGGCGACTTGGCGCAGGCAATTCTTCTTCTCAGCCAAAGGTGA
- a CDS encoding histone deacetylase — protein sequence MSVCITYHEKFRQYDLGANHPFKGDRFPKAKAFFDKKNLSKSQNVCYIEPRPAKESNLIKVHTREFVDLIKRLAEAGRPYDLDTPVSMPILEALMFMIGGVIEAGDAIFSGRFGRAVALGGGFHHAGRDYAGGFCIFNDIAILVEHLREKFGVKRFLILDYDVHFGNGTSDIYYSDPNVLFISLHQDPLTIYPGRGFIDEIGEGEGEGYNVNVPLPVRTGEESYLLALNEIFPPLAEEFKPEIIIANGGSDAHFADHLGSMGLTAKGFFKISRTILETSKKVCNGRAALLIASGYNPLVLPYCWYALAAGFIEPQRDPEEIEDYFPSPRDPWQNRVQVERILGDLKKILRKYWKCF from the coding sequence TTGTCAGTCTGCATAACATACCATGAAAAGTTTCGCCAATATGACCTAGGTGCGAATCATCCATTCAAAGGCGACCGGTTCCCCAAAGCAAAGGCCTTTTTTGATAAGAAGAACCTTTCCAAATCCCAGAATGTATGTTATATAGAACCCCGACCCGCAAAAGAGAGCAATCTGATCAAAGTTCACACACGAGAGTTTGTTGATTTAATCAAGAGGCTCGCTGAAGCTGGAAGACCATATGATCTTGATACACCTGTTTCCATGCCTATTCTTGAGGCTCTAATGTTTATGATTGGCGGCGTTATAGAGGCGGGAGACGCGATATTCTCTGGAAGATTCGGGCGGGCGGTCGCGTTAGGAGGCGGCTTCCATCATGCAGGTAGAGATTATGCAGGCGGCTTCTGCATCTTCAACGATATAGCCATACTTGTAGAGCATCTTCGCGAAAAGTTTGGTGTGAAGAGGTTTCTGATACTAGACTATGATGTCCACTTCGGCAATGGGACGAGCGACATATATTACTCTGATCCCAACGTGCTCTTCATCTCTCTTCATCAGGACCCGCTAACAATATATCCTGGAAGAGGCTTTATAGATGAGATCGGAGAGGGGGAAGGGGAAGGTTATAACGTAAATGTTCCGCTTCCGGTCAGAACTGGCGAAGAATCATATCTACTTGCTTTGAATGAGATATTCCCTCCACTTGCGGAGGAGTTCAAACCTGAAATAATAATTGCTAACGGCGGAAGCGATGCGCACTTTGCAGATCATCTGGGAAGTATGGGATTAACGGCTAAAGGCTTCTTCAAAATATCTCGAACAATCCTTGAAACTTCTAAAAAAGTATGTAATGGTCGGGCTGCGTTGCTGATCGCCAGTGGATATAATCCCTTGGTCCTTCCCTATTGTTGGTACGCTCTGGCGGCTGGTTTCATTGAACCGCAAAGGGATCCGGAAGAAATTGAGGACTATTTTCCATCGCCGAGGGATCCGTGGCAAAACAGGGTCCAGGTTGAAAGGATATTGGGGGATTTGAAGAAGATCCTGAGAAAATATTGGAAATGTTTCTGA
- a CDS encoding hydrolase codes for MSSELISRHWLVLVIIDMQEKLIAKIAEKDLLIENVKKLISFARIMNIPIVLTEQYPKGLGGTIPEIKTLLLDVEPIEKVEFSCFKSAKFAETLREINARTLIISGIEAHICVMQTALDGLIRGYRPCVVYDAVSSRRLEDKEVAINRMRQCGVTIATTEMLMYEILEKAGTQEFKEALKLVK; via the coding sequence TTGAGTTCTGAGTTAATCTCACGTCATTGGCTCGTCTTGGTTATAATCGATATGCAGGAGAAGCTTATTGCGAAAATAGCTGAAAAGGATCTTCTAATCGAGAATGTTAAAAAATTGATAAGCTTCGCAAGGATCATGAATATTCCAATCGTGTTGACTGAGCAGTATCCAAAGGGCCTGGGAGGAACTATTCCGGAGATCAAGACTCTTCTCCTGGACGTCGAGCCTATCGAGAAGGTGGAGTTTAGCTGCTTCAAGTCCGCGAAGTTTGCTGAAACTCTAAGGGAGATTAATGCACGGACACTAATCATCAGTGGAATCGAGGCGCATATCTGCGTGATGCAGACGGCACTTGACGGCTTAATTCGAGGCTACAGGCCATGTGTCGTTTACGATGCAGTCTCATCCAGAAGGCTTGAAGATAAAGAGGTCGCTATCAATAGGATGAGACAGTGCGGCGTGACCATAGCTACAACGGAAATGTTAATGTATGAGATACTTGAAAAGGCAGGAACGCAGGAGTTCAAAGAGGCATTAAAGCTTGTAAAATGA
- a CDS encoding glutamate synthase-related protein: MPERVLRNSSYLNGKSTTGTNTRVRDVSCTSGMCPLCIRDCPFLCEIALSTFRGREALYPEPVQYGFSTSGALKDFGLDWSHFNIQSSLFEVQGVEADPDVAFFENVKTDTVIGGVPLKIPIIIGAFGSTEVARLNWDGLAIGAAISGVGITIGENVCGMDPDAVITQGKVTYSKELKRRVDAFRKFWDGKHGDVAVQTNVEDQRLGVDVYALSKLEVNIIERKWGQGAKAIGGEVRINNLERAITLKKRGYLVIPDPEDPNVQAAFKEGVFRSFERHSRVGIPNAKDFVEDIENLRSHGAKHVFLKTGAYRPSAVAYTLKIASEAKIDAVTFDGAGGGTGMSPVPMMDEMSIPTVYLEAWVLKCAQILKKKGMYVPDIIMAGGFINETQIFKAIAMSNFGDGPLVKGVLMARSPLTAVMKSSYFIELANKGQLPKSFIENFGNRPEVFFAAAPELRAKYGERFKEIPWEAVGLYSYLSERVKVGLMQLMAGARKWRLDLLDRKDLMALSERAAKVTGIPLAEEAEEEAVLRILDP, from the coding sequence ATGCCTGAAAGAGTATTACGGAATTCCTCATACCTAAATGGAAAATCGACAACAGGAACCAACACAAGGGTCAGAGATGTCAGCTGCACAAGTGGAATGTGCCCATTATGCATACGAGACTGCCCATTTCTCTGCGAAATCGCTCTTTCGACATTCAGGGGCAGAGAAGCACTTTACCCAGAACCTGTACAGTACGGGTTCAGCACATCCGGGGCCCTTAAAGACTTCGGTCTGGACTGGTCTCACTTTAACATTCAATCCAGCCTATTTGAGGTTCAGGGGGTCGAGGCTGATCCTGACGTAGCCTTCTTCGAGAACGTGAAGACCGACACTGTCATCGGCGGCGTCCCACTAAAGATACCTATAATAATCGGCGCCTTCGGATCGACAGAAGTTGCAAGGCTAAATTGGGATGGTCTAGCCATAGGCGCAGCTATCTCCGGTGTCGGGATAACAATCGGCGAAAACGTCTGCGGAATGGATCCCGATGCGGTGATAACTCAGGGAAAAGTAACCTATTCTAAGGAACTTAAACGGCGGGTGGATGCATTCAGAAAGTTCTGGGATGGAAAGCATGGAGACGTCGCCGTCCAGACGAATGTTGAGGACCAGCGTCTCGGCGTCGATGTCTATGCCTTGTCGAAACTTGAAGTGAACATTATCGAGAGGAAATGGGGGCAGGGGGCAAAAGCCATCGGCGGCGAAGTCAGAATTAACAATCTAGAGAGGGCTATAACCCTGAAGAAGAGAGGCTACCTCGTCATCCCAGACCCTGAAGACCCGAATGTTCAAGCTGCATTTAAGGAGGGCGTATTCAGGAGCTTTGAACGTCACAGCAGAGTTGGGATCCCAAACGCAAAGGACTTTGTTGAGGATATTGAAAACTTAAGGAGCCATGGAGCAAAACATGTTTTTCTTAAAACCGGAGCTTATAGGCCGTCGGCTGTGGCATATACTTTGAAGATAGCTTCAGAAGCGAAAATTGACGCGGTGACATTCGACGGTGCAGGCGGCGGGACTGGCATGAGTCCGGTTCCAATGATGGATGAGATGAGTATCCCCACAGTCTATCTAGAGGCATGGGTTCTAAAATGCGCGCAGATTCTAAAGAAGAAGGGTATGTATGTGCCGGACATTATCATGGCAGGGGGCTTCATAAATGAGACACAGATATTCAAGGCTATAGCGATGAGCAACTTTGGGGATGGACCGCTAGTTAAGGGCGTTTTGATGGCTAGGTCTCCATTAACAGCGGTCATGAAGAGCTCCTATTTCATTGAGCTGGCGAATAAGGGGCAGCTTCCAAAGAGCTTCATTGAGAATTTTGGCAATAGACCTGAAGTCTTTTTCGCCGCAGCTCCTGAGTTGAGGGCTAAGTATGGAGAGAGGTTTAAAGAAATTCCATGGGAAGCGGTTGGCCTGTATTCCTACTTAAGCGAACGTGTCAAGGTCGGACTCATGCAGCTCATGGCAGGGGCCAGAAAGTGGCGTCTTGACCTATTAGATCGAAAAGACCTAATGGCGCTAAGTGAACGTGCAGCAAAGGTTACTGGAATTCCATTGGCGGAGGAGGCTGAAGAAGAAGCCGTCCTGAGAATACTTGACCCATAA
- a CDS encoding phosphate uptake regulator PhoU: MEKDLGYRKVQSTGRKSYIISLPKKWVESLGLDKGSEIAFKVQEDSSLVLTPRKILESKRERRERKEYWVHVNPDDNVGSLRRRITSLYVVSANTIHVTFKDASTALKFRNEIHEIVKNFLLGAEIVEETPRRITIQILIDQLEFPVEKAIRRMAVLALSASNDVISNLKDISEETARGILMICNDVYRLSLYVTRQLKYGLERNAFKELGFKTAKEFLGYRLVVNDVKAISDNALNIINNLMAIKPLIESGTIFSKEPIDEEVYSQILDYNNHIHRLFEESLKALFKRNYIEAERVIREIDLARRIENQLSVLISSKKMDPAFSSLFSLILDNVRRMADYGRNIAEVALNRTVEEISIQEPTN, from the coding sequence ATGGAAAAAGATCTCGGCTACAGAAAGGTTCAATCCACGGGCAGAAAGTCCTACATAATTTCACTTCCAAAGAAGTGGGTCGAAAGTCTTGGGCTTGATAAAGGAAGCGAGATAGCATTTAAGGTTCAAGAAGATTCTTCACTGGTTTTGACGCCGAGAAAAATACTTGAAAGCAAAAGAGAAAGACGAGAAAGGAAAGAATATTGGGTGCATGTTAACCCAGACGATAATGTTGGATCATTGCGGCGCAGGATAACCTCCTTATACGTTGTGAGCGCTAACACGATCCATGTAACCTTTAAGGATGCTTCAACCGCGCTTAAATTTAGAAATGAGATACATGAAATCGTCAAAAATTTTCTTTTGGGCGCAGAAATAGTTGAGGAAACACCGCGAAGGATAACAATTCAGATACTTATCGACCAGCTTGAATTTCCAGTTGAGAAGGCTATAAGAAGAATGGCGGTGCTCGCCTTGTCTGCAAGCAATGATGTAATTTCAAATCTGAAAGACATTAGCGAGGAGACTGCGCGAGGCATTCTTATGATATGCAATGATGTTTACAGACTGAGCTTATATGTGACTAGACAACTAAAATATGGACTCGAGAGGAATGCCTTCAAAGAATTAGGGTTCAAAACAGCTAAGGAGTTTCTCGGCTATAGATTAGTTGTGAATGATGTTAAAGCGATCTCGGATAACGCCTTAAATATTATTAATAACCTTATGGCGATAAAGCCACTTATAGAATCCGGGACCATCTTCTCCAAGGAGCCAATAGATGAGGAGGTTTACAGTCAAATTCTTGATTATAACAATCACATACACCGTTTATTTGAGGAGTCTTTAAAGGCGCTGTTCAAAAGGAATTATATAGAAGCGGAAAGGGTAATACGAGAAATTGACTTGGCACGGCGAATAGAAAATCAGCTTTCAGTTTTGATATCGAGTAAGAAGATGGATCCAGCTTTTTCTTCCCTCTTTAGCTTGATCCTTGACAACGTAAGGCGGATGGCGGATTATGGTAGAAACATCGCGGAAGTGGCGTTAAACAGAACTGTGGAAGAAATATCGATCCAAGAGCCTACGAATTAG